The region tcttgcTATACTCTCAGAGGCACTATCAATTCAAAGCACTACGAATGTATGTGGCGAGCTCATGAAACTCGTTGCTCcttttttgtttcaacatcACTATTAACatggaaaattctaaaaattttgcaattacTGGGGTCAAATGGAAAAACCACTTGTGCTTTTCGAAAAATCGGAATTCGATCCTTATCATTTTCACCATGTTTGATATATGGAAAACGGAAACAGTGCCCTGTCCTTTTCATCGAATTCCCTGCTACTCATACTGGCATGGTGTCGCTTTATCATTTCTTTATACACGAGAggtcattttaattatttaaaaaaaatcgttttccaGTATTACCTAGCGGCTTTACTAGTATGTGCATCAAGCGATCACATCAACAAGAATGCTCAAATAACGAACTGGGCAAATGTAAGATTAAAAACCAAACAATTTTGAGTAacaaaataaagcaaaatatgTTCCAAAAAAGGGTTTGAATGCTGATGGTACATACCAATACGGCTATGAAACAAGCAATGGTATTTTTGTACACGAAACCGGCATTGGTGGACTTGGATCTCGTGGCTCGGCTTCGTGGTTTTCACCAGATGGTCAACCGTTTCAACTTCAATGGACTGCTGATGAACGCGGCTATAATCCAGTTGGCAACCATTTGCCCACACCGCCACCGACACCGGACTATGTTCTGAACACATTAGAG is a window of Bradysia coprophila strain Holo2 unplaced genomic scaffold, BU_Bcop_v1 contig_350, whole genome shotgun sequence DNA encoding:
- the LOC119080545 gene encoding pupal cuticle protein Edg-78E-like, which produces MLKLYYLAALLVCASSDHINKNAQITNWANGLNADGTYQYGYETSNGIFVHETGIGGLGSRGSASWFSPDGQPFQLQWTADERGYNPVGNHLPTPPPTPDYVLNTLELIKQNQPNYDILRNIISAKQR